One Rubrobacter aplysinae DNA window includes the following coding sequences:
- a CDS encoding PglD-related sugar-binding protein, with amino-acid sequence MTQPEVQVQEEEVGAGFRIAVVGAGGCGRMVLDVLLACGYESWIMGFYDDAHADLPGEVRGFPVLGDTWMLKSLLSVESVFVVVAITDNAARLRVANSIRALGGQFMSATHPAAYVSPEATVGDGSVICAGAALHPDAGLGSHCMVGSGAVLDRDATVGAGAWVSAGCVIGAGAAVGARTQLGYNSVIGRKTNVPDGTEIEALRYAGPDAGA; translated from the coding sequence GTGACGCAGCCCGAGGTCCAGGTACAGGAAGAAGAGGTCGGCGCGGGGTTCAGGATCGCCGTCGTCGGAGCCGGGGGCTGCGGCAGGATGGTCCTCGACGTCTTGCTGGCCTGCGGGTATGAGTCCTGGATCATGGGCTTCTACGACGACGCGCACGCCGACCTGCCCGGGGAGGTGCGCGGCTTTCCCGTGCTCGGGGATACCTGGATGCTAAAAAGCCTGCTCTCCGTGGAGTCCGTGTTCGTCGTCGTCGCCATAACGGATAACGCCGCCAGGCTCCGGGTCGCAAACTCCATCCGGGCCCTCGGGGGGCAGTTCATGTCCGCCACGCACCCGGCGGCCTACGTCTCGCCGGAGGCCACCGTCGGGGACGGCTCGGTGATCTGCGCCGGGGCCGCGCTGCACCCGGATGCCGGCCTCGGCAGTCATTGCATGGTCGGCAGCGGGGCCGTGCTGGACCGCGACGCGACGGTCGGGGCCGGAGCCTGGGTATCGGCGGGCTGCGTTATCGGCGCGGGCGCCGCGGTCGGCGCGAGGACGCAGCTAGGATACAACTCCGTGATCGGGCGCAAGACGAACGTGCCCGACGGGACGGAGATAGAGGCCCTCCGGTACGCCGGACCGGACGCCGGGGCCTGA
- the fmt gene encoding methionyl-tRNA formyltransferase has protein sequence MRIAFAGTPTFAATVLEGLLASEHEVGLVISQPDSRRGRGRKTTPTPVAELAARSGCELRQPGRIGEAAGEIGDYDSLVVAAYGQILRADTLGASPRGAWNVHASLLPAYRGAAPVERAIMAGEDTTGVTIMRMTEGLDTGPFILRREIGLGPQTTGGELTAALAGLGAEAIVEALDLVEAGSAEPEEQDESRASHAAKISPEERFVDWRLDARRVHDHIRALSPHIGARATHPDVEGPVKLLGSRVAEAGGLAPGEIFSDKRRILVGCGSDSIEILGLQLPGSKALTAAEFLVGNRLEGGFSV, from the coding sequence TTGAGGATCGCCTTCGCGGGCACCCCGACATTCGCGGCCACGGTGCTAGAGGGGCTGCTGGCCTCGGAACACGAGGTCGGGCTCGTGATCTCACAGCCCGACTCCCGCCGGGGCCGGGGACGCAAGACCACGCCCACGCCCGTCGCAGAGCTAGCGGCGCGCTCCGGCTGCGAGCTGCGCCAGCCCGGACGTATCGGGGAGGCGGCCGGAGAGATAGGCGATTACGATTCTCTGGTAGTCGCGGCCTACGGCCAGATCCTCCGCGCCGACACCCTCGGAGCCTCGCCCCGGGGAGCGTGGAACGTGCACGCCTCGCTGCTTCCGGCCTACCGGGGAGCGGCTCCGGTTGAGCGGGCGATCATGGCCGGTGAGGACACGACCGGCGTAACCATAATGCGTATGACCGAAGGTCTCGACACCGGGCCGTTCATCCTGCGGCGTGAGATCGGCCTGGGCCCGCAGACCACCGGCGGGGAGCTGACCGCGGCCCTGGCCGGGCTGGGAGCTGAGGCGATAGTGGAGGCCCTGGACCTCGTGGAGGCCGGATCGGCGGAGCCCGAGGAGCAAGACGAGTCCCGGGCGAGCCACGCAGCCAAGATCTCACCGGAGGAACGATTCGTGGACTGGAGGCTCGACGCCCGGCGGGTACACGACCACATCCGGGCGCTCTCGCCGCACATAGGAGCCAGGGCGACCCACCCGGACGTCGAGGGTCCGGTAAAGCTGCTGGGCTCCCGGGTGGCCGAGGCGGGCGGCCTCGCGCCGGGGGAGATCTTCTCGGACAAGCGCCGTATCCTCGTCGGATGCGGCTCGGACTCCATAGAGATTCTGGGGCTCCAGCTCCCGGGCTCGAAAGCCCTGACCGCCGCCGAGTTCCTGGTCGGGAACCGGCTGGAAGGCGGCTTCTCCGTTTAA
- the def gene encoding peptide deformylase, translating to MALEIRTFGDPVLRSAATPVEGFDEALSRLAEDMLVSMREHEGVGLAATQVGRLKRIFVAGLEDEEYAVVNPVIESRSQETETDTEGCLSLPGVQVEVERPVSIIVTGYDPSGEMIRIEATELLARIIQHEMDHLDGITILERTDRESRREAMRGLRERMLAQR from the coding sequence TTGGCGCTTGAGATCCGGACCTTCGGAGACCCGGTACTGAGGTCCGCCGCCACGCCCGTCGAGGGCTTCGACGAGGCCCTCTCCCGGCTCGCCGAAGACATGCTCGTCTCCATGCGCGAGCACGAGGGGGTCGGCCTCGCCGCCACCCAGGTCGGACGCCTGAAGCGGATCTTCGTCGCCGGCCTCGAGGACGAGGAGTATGCCGTCGTCAACCCGGTCATAGAGAGCCGCTCTCAAGAGACCGAGACGGATACGGAGGGCTGCCTATCTCTACCTGGAGTTCAAGTAGAGGTCGAGCGTCCGGTGAGCATAATCGTCACGGGCTACGACCCCTCTGGCGAGATGATCCGGATCGAGGCCACAGAGCTATTAGCACGCATAATACAGCACGAGATGGATCACCTCGACGGGATCACCATCTTGGAGCGCACGGACCGCGAGTCCCGGCGCGAGGCGATGCGGGGTCTCCGGGAGCGGATGCTGGCCCAGAGGTAG